The Candidatus Poribacteria bacterium genome includes a window with the following:
- a CDS encoding Gfo/Idh/MocA family oxidoreductase: protein MAERIKMGLVGCGGMSGAHMGGYRQLWSKGIKDYEIVAACDIAEERAEERANQAQEFQGGTKPAVYAELDEMLAKHPDLECVDICALHSAHHTLAVPALEAGKHVIIEKPFGITMRACKLMMEAAARNDKIISVAENYRLARIQRTRSWAIAQGRIGDPRMFFWIEVNEGLGKWGWRNFKMDAGGGWALDGGVHFTDLMRYILGMEAEEVYAINKAYEPFRYDNPAEREGGYAVDVEDAMIATIKFEQGVTAQWTWVGSAPGRGFGQHTVYGSEGALDWNQGLVPRGGEPISNEDLMKEFTDSLSDSEREYYFPGGVEDTVAIELKYFADAIRTGGKPEVDDVEGMRSEAICMAVYESGWFGRPVTIEEIENCELEGYQKEINDKLGIGT, encoded by the coding sequence ATGGCAGAACGAATTAAAATGGGATTAGTCGGATGCGGTGGTATGTCAGGTGCTCACATGGGCGGGTATCGCCAACTCTGGTCCAAAGGCATCAAGGATTATGAAATCGTGGCGGCGTGCGACATCGCCGAAGAACGCGCTGAGGAGCGTGCAAATCAGGCACAAGAGTTCCAAGGTGGCACGAAGCCAGCCGTCTATGCAGAACTCGACGAGATGCTGGCGAAACATCCCGATCTGGAGTGTGTTGACATCTGCGCACTTCACAGTGCGCACCACACACTCGCCGTGCCTGCACTGGAGGCAGGGAAGCACGTTATCATCGAAAAGCCGTTCGGTATCACAATGCGGGCATGCAAACTGATGATGGAAGCAGCAGCTCGAAACGACAAGATTATCTCCGTCGCCGAAAACTATCGTCTGGCACGTATCCAACGCACACGCAGCTGGGCAATCGCTCAAGGACGTATCGGCGACCCTCGTATGTTCTTCTGGATAGAGGTCAACGAAGGCTTAGGGAAATGGGGTTGGCGTAACTTCAAAATGGACGCAGGCGGCGGTTGGGCATTAGATGGCGGCGTGCATTTCACCGATCTGATGCGCTACATTCTCGGCATGGAAGCCGAAGAGGTCTATGCCATCAACAAGGCTTACGAACCTTTCCGATACGACAATCCGGCAGAAAGAGAAGGCGGTTATGCCGTTGATGTCGAGGATGCCATGATCGCTACCATCAAGTTTGAACAGGGTGTTACGGCGCAGTGGACCTGGGTCGGTTCAGCCCCCGGGCGAGGCTTCGGTCAACATACCGTTTACGGCAGCGAAGGCGCGCTTGACTGGAATCAAGGATTGGTGCCCCGCGGCGGTGAACCGATTTCCAACGAAGACCTGATGAAAGAATTCACCGATAGCCTCAGCGATTCGGAACGGGAATACTACTTCCCGGGCGGCGTAGAAGATACTGTCGCGATTGAACTGAAATATTTCGCCGATGCAATTCGGACAGGTGGTAAACCGGAAGTAGACGATGTCGAAGGCATGCGATCAGAAGCCATCTGCATGGCAGTCTATGAATCCGGATGGTTCGGTCGCCCAGTAACAATAGAGGAAATCGAAAACTGCGAATTGGAAGGCTACCAGAAGGAAATTAACGATAAGCTGGGCATTGGAACATAG
- a CDS encoding SDR family oxidoreductase, producing the protein MNRLEGKAAIVTGAGKKGEVDGTGYATSMLFAREGAKVLLADISPENANATLAEIQAEGGEASVFIGDLSTEAACAGMVEAAVERFGKVNVLFNNVGLGGSGTVTQVDEEKWDRVMDVNLKSMVMACKHAVPRMAEAGGGSIINVSSIDALRAGSSRNLPYAAAKGGMISATTVMAVHHGRDNIRVNCIAPGHLYASFPAPYLSEAERERRRLIGPLGTEGTAWDVAWATVFLASDESKWISGVTIPIDAGLLAATPLAVVHQLDE; encoded by the coding sequence ATGAATCGATTGGAAGGGAAGGCTGCGATCGTTACAGGTGCCGGAAAAAAAGGGGAAGTTGACGGTACCGGCTACGCAACATCAATGCTTTTCGCGAGAGAAGGCGCGAAAGTGCTGTTAGCGGACATCTCCCCTGAGAACGCCAACGCAACACTCGCAGAAATCCAGGCAGAGGGTGGCGAAGCATCGGTATTCATCGGTGACCTCTCCACAGAGGCAGCCTGCGCTGGAATGGTAGAAGCTGCCGTCGAACGTTTTGGTAAAGTGAACGTCCTCTTCAACAACGTTGGACTCGGCGGTTCCGGGACGGTCACACAGGTAGACGAAGAAAAGTGGGACAGGGTGATGGATGTCAACCTCAAGAGCATGGTCATGGCGTGCAAACACGCCGTACCTCGGATGGCTGAGGCAGGCGGTGGCTCAATCATCAACGTCTCATCAATCGACGCGCTGCGTGCAGGCTCATCTCGGAATCTGCCCTACGCCGCTGCGAAGGGCGGGATGATTTCCGCAACAACAGTGATGGCGGTTCATCATGGACGCGACAACATTCGGGTAAATTGTATCGCGCCTGGGCACCTCTACGCTTCGTTTCCGGCACCGTATCTGAGCGAAGCAGAGCGGGAGCGACGCCGTCTCATCGGGCCGCTCGGTACAGAGGGAACCGCATGGGATGTCGCTTGGGCAACCGTTTTTCTCGCCAGTGACGAATCGAAATGGATCTCCGGTGTCACTATTCCGATTGATGCAGGTCTACTCGCCGCAACACCACTCGCCGTTGTACATCAGCTCGATGAATAG
- a CDS encoding LamG domain-containing protein — translation MCTIGTKFCYSIKYIFIVIAVLTLFICASTHAAVDENTVAVWLFEEGAGKIAEDASGNGHDGKFAGSPKWVKAKFGAGLEFPGDAGGYVVVDSTKNLELETLSIEAWVKVEDATGKWQGMVCKQQAGCTNRNYGIWVHVDKSVLHAQIGANGGCAFSIDGTTDITDNKWHHLAFTYDGKMGRVYVDGELETEAPNAQTFQSADPITIGVPNLNNANGLKGVIDEIRISNVARTEDEIQEAMDVGLAQILSVEPGGKLSTRWGYLKRVP, via the coding sequence ATGTGCACCATAGGTACAAAATTTTGCTATAGCATCAAGTATATTTTTATTGTAATAGCGGTTTTGACTCTGTTTATCTGTGCATCTACACACGCAGCGGTTGATGAAAATACGGTTGCTGTCTGGCTCTTTGAAGAAGGTGCCGGAAAGATCGCGGAAGACGCTTCTGGCAACGGGCACGATGGCAAATTCGCAGGAAGTCCGAAATGGGTCAAAGCGAAATTCGGGGCAGGATTGGAGTTCCCTGGCGATGCTGGCGGCTACGTTGTTGTGGACTCTACAAAAAATTTGGAATTAGAGACGCTCAGTATTGAAGCGTGGGTTAAAGTGGAAGATGCTACAGGTAAGTGGCAAGGTATGGTCTGCAAACAGCAGGCGGGTTGCACTAATCGAAACTACGGTATTTGGGTTCATGTGGATAAGAGCGTTCTGCATGCACAGATCGGGGCAAATGGTGGATGCGCCTTCAGTATAGATGGGACGACCGATATCACCGACAATAAATGGCATCACCTCGCCTTTACCTACGATGGCAAGATGGGACGCGTTTACGTTGATGGCGAATTGGAGACCGAGGCGCCTAACGCACAAACATTTCAGAGCGCGGATCCAATTACAATCGGGGTACCGAATCTCAATAACGCAAATGGATTGAAAGGTGTCATTGATGAGATACGCATCTCCAATGTCGCACGAACTGAAGATGAAATTCAAGAGGCGATGGATGTCGGGTTAGCGCAAATTCTCAGCGTCGAACC